The Chloroflexota bacterium genomic interval GGTTGCTGAGGGACTGTCTTACGGTTATGCGGCTCACCTTATTCTGCTCGCATAGCTCTTGTTCCGTGGGGATCTGCTGACCGGGCTTCCATTCGCCGCTCTCGATTTTGCTGCGAAGCAGTTCGGTCAGCTGGTAATAGAGGGGTAAAGGCGAATCCTTCGAAACGCTGCTTACAGTCATCTATCGTCGCCTCGCTTTAAGTAATATCATTATATCAACAATGCCTGCCAAAGTCAAATTATTGGTGTTGCGGCTGTTTTGGGGGTTTGACAGGGGGTGGGTTGCCAGCGCTTTCGAAAAAAGCCGCCAGTAGCGGCTTGTTGCTCGGCAGATAACGAGGATAGTTAGCGCCTACGTTTCGCCCTGTTCCCCTTGCTTGAGGATCCGCAAAAAGGTTTCGGCGTTGATGATCTTCATCCCCTGATATTCCTCGAGGTCAAGCAGGTCGCCGTCCTCGCTGATAAGATATTGCGCTCCGGCCACCTCGGCGGTGGTGAGGAACTTGTTGTCCTCGGGGTCGCGGGAGGCGGCCTTAATTTCGGCGATCTCGACGACATTTGCCTGAGAGAAGATGTCGAGAAGGTGGATCATCCCTCGTCCGATGATCGTTCGGTACTTCCGCTTGATGGCTGGGCGCTCGAGGACTTCCAGAATCTCTTGGAGGATGGGCGGGGAGAGATACAACTCATACTCCTCGGCATGATCGAAGATCAACTGTCCCCAGATGCCAAATGGATTGATCAGACTGCGAACGAATATGACGGTGTCAAAGACTACTCGGAGCACGCTTCCTTCGGACTTCCTTGACCGCAGCGTCAATGTCTGTGTTAATCTCCTCCTCGCTGTAGCGGGCCGCTTCCTGACGCGCGGGAGCGAAATACTGATACAACTCCTTCAGCCAGGCTGATCCCTGCAGCTCTGCCGTTACCCGCGCGGGCTTGATCCGCAGTTCGCCTTGCAAGAGAGTGATCTGCAAATACGATTGCTCGTTAATCCCGAGTTCCCTGCGAAACTCCGCTGGGATAGTAATCTGGCCGCCCCGTAATGGCCGAACGATTTTTGTCATAGGTTGTCGTTGCTTCACTTACACCACCTCCCTTTTGGGGTTGGATGTAAAATACAATAACTGTAGTTTAGTACATTACAAGGAGCACTGTCAAGTAGTAAACGAGATTGCTCTTGAGCCTTTGCCGTGGGCTCCAGCGGAGGATGCCAAGCGATAGGGCAAAATGCTCTGGGTAACCCCATAATTCGCGTCTAGCCATACGCCCTGACCTTTACTCACCAAGAAGGGTGGCCCCTTTTGTATCTGAACGAGATCATACCTATGGGGGCGTCAGCTATGTTCGTCGTTGAGATAATGACGGCTAGTGATTCAGCGTGAATGACGCTCGAACAACGGCCGTGATTTTCTTTTCGATCGTCGAAGTATCGTACATGCCGACGTCGGAGATTTGCGTGGAATTCACTGGTGTAATCTGAAACACCCCGCTACTCTCTGACATCAAGTGCCCCAGTTTCTCACCAGCACTGGCAGCAATTTGTTCTGCCCGAGTTTGAGCGTCTTTCGTCGCGGCTACCAGCAATTTCACCCGCAAATCAGGCAATTTCGTGTAGTAGTATTCTAGCCTTTGGGTAGAGAAGATCACGCCTTGGTCAATCAGCGCACTAGAATCCTGCGCTGCTTTGGTGATCCTGTTCACGTCGCTCGAGTTCACCTCCACGTTTTGAACCAGCCGATAACTGACAATTTCGTTAACACAGCCACCTTGATTTGGTGCTACGCCGAATTTAATGGCGGATCCACAGTTGTTGTACACGGGAGTCATCATTACCGGCGAAATCGTGATTTCCTTTGGGCTTACGCCCTGGCTACTAAGGTACCTTGAGACAAGGGTGAGATCATTCTTCATGTGAGTGTACCCGCCTTTCAGATCGTTCGCAGGCGTCTCGCGGGAGAAGGTACTCGTCCATTTCACCTCGTCTGAGGTAATGATTTGCTGGGCAGAGCCGGTGACGATCAACAGAGAGCTATCTAAAGTTTTCACGTAGTCGATCGTGTTGGCCACAATCAATGTTCCGATGATTAGACTCGCACCGATTATAACGGTGAACAGGGTTACTACAACCATCCAGCCGCGCAGATTCATTCCGACACTCCTTTTGCACGATAGTGATGTGGGTCGCCTATCCAGCCATTGCGGGCTTACTGTCCACCTACCCTGAGCAGGTGGCACAGTAGTATTGTACTGGATCTAGTGAGCACTGGCAATTTCAGTAGTACTCTCAAGGAAGATCTCCAGCGGATAAATTCCGGTCTATTTGGGGCTAAAGGCTAGATGAGCCCCGGAATTCTCAGCCCACCTGTGATAGCCCCCAGCCGCTTGGCGGCCAACTCGTGGGATTTTGTCACGGCCTCGTTCATGGCCGCGATGATGAGATCCTCCAATAGGCCGATGTCCTCCGGATCCACCGCCTCGGGGGCGATCTTAACGGATTGAACCTTCTGATGGCCGTTAATAACGATAGTCACAGCGCCGCCTCCTGCCGTAGCCTCTATGGTTTCATTGGCCAGCTCCTCTTGAGTCTTAAGCAGCTTGGCCTGTATTTGGCGAAGCATATTGGGATTACCGAACATCTCTCACCTCTCCAGGGGGCTCTTCTGGAAG includes:
- a CDS encoding YbaB/EbfC family nucleoid-associated protein, yielding MFGNPNMLRQIQAKLLKTQEELANETIEATAGGGAVTIVINGHQKVQSVKIAPEAVDPEDIGLLEDLIIAAMNEAVTKSHELAAKRLGAITGGLRIPGLI
- a CDS encoding putative toxin-antitoxin system toxin component, PIN family, with protein sequence MLRVVFDTVIFVRSLINPFGIWGQLIFDHAEEYELYLSPPILQEILEVLERPAIKRKYRTIIGRGMIHLLDIFSQANVVEIAEIKAASRDPEDNKFLTTAEVAGAQYLISEDGDLLDLEEYQGMKIINAETFLRILKQGEQGET
- a CDS encoding AbrB/MazE/SpoVT family DNA-binding domain-containing protein; this translates as MKQRQPMTKIVRPLRGGQITIPAEFRRELGINEQSYLQITLLQGELRIKPARVTAELQGSAWLKELYQYFAPARQEAARYSEEEINTDIDAAVKEVRRKRAPSSL
- a CDS encoding SIMPL domain-containing protein (The SIMPL domain is named for its presence in mouse protein SIMPL (signalling molecule that associates with mouse pelle-like kinase). Bacterial member BP26, from Brucella, was shown to assemble into a channel-like structure, while YggE from E. coli has been associated with resistance to oxidative stress.), which produces MNLRGWMVVVTLFTVIIGASLIIGTLIVANTIDYVKTLDSSLLIVTGSAQQIITSDEVKWTSTFSRETPANDLKGGYTHMKNDLTLVSRYLSSQGVSPKEITISPVMMTPVYNNCGSAIKFGVAPNQGGCVNEIVSYRLVQNVEVNSSDVNRITKAAQDSSALIDQGVIFSTQRLEYYYTKLPDLRVKLLVAATKDAQTRAEQIAASAGEKLGHLMSESSGVFQITPVNSTQISDVGMYDTSTIEKKITAVVRASFTLNH